The Hippoglossus stenolepis isolate QCI-W04-F060 chromosome 1, HSTE1.2, whole genome shotgun sequence DNA segment AGagatattgataaaaaaatatcagGCACATTCACTgtgctgatatctatgagtgtagcttgattcaatttaaaggGACTGCTGGTCCTTGGCGGAGACATGTGAAGCCTATTCTTTTAAACATTGTTCTAATTTCAATGACAGGGACACTACTTGACATGATTTTAAAACTTGGATTGTGAATCAGAAATCTACAGCAGCAAATTCCAGGTGGCTTTTagcagtttgaaaaaaacaacctttccTCTCATCAGGCATCGAAGATTACGTCGCCTGAAGTCAAATGACAAATTCCTCTGCTCTTAACAGCTTAACATTGAAAACTCACCAGAAATCATTGGTGACTAAGATCAGGTTTCTTATTAGTGGTAATTTTATAAGGGGGAAAATACTGACAGCCTGTGAAATTTAAGAGTGTTggtgagtgacacacacagacagcacagatTGTGAGGTGAAACTGTATGTGAAGTAATACGTGAAGGCTCTGGGAATGTTTGGAAGAGGCCCCATGAAGAAATGTATCCCCAGTTGGTCCCACACCTGCTCTGGGTTGTCTTTTCTCAGTGCAGTGACAGAATGTATTCATGACAAGTTCAGTTTTGTCTTACAATCATAATTCCGTTTGCTTCAGGATAGATTTatatgtccgtgtgtgtgttggtcagaATTGATCTCGTCTGTGGTTCACCTGGCTCTCCAGGTACATCTGTCCGGTGACCGTGTTCGCcatcctctcctgctgctgtttctgctcCCTCAGGCTGCTctgctccacctgcagagagctctccagagcctccagctcctcctgcaacacaacacacacatttgtgccAGCGTCATACACATGAATCTGctgagcagcaggaaacagctcAAACACATCCCTTAAAATCCATCAGCAGCTTCTATACATCAGCTGATAAATATCAAGGAACTAAAGACCATCTATGTCAGAGATATATTTAAGGTAATGTCGATATTTTGCCATTAGATCGAAAAGCTGATCCTTTAAAATCTGGTATCAAAGTCTTGAATATCTGAACAAACATTTAAGGCTGCAACTGACAATTATTTCAACCATTACTTAATCTGGCAACTTTCTGGACTAATCGATTTGttttttggaaaacaaaaaggtcatAAAATAGTAAATAATGCTCCTGGCGTTGACGTTTGAAATCCCCTGTTTTGCCCAAACAACAATTATTTCAGTTCATCATtgaataagacaaaaaaaagcagcaaattacCATATTTGTGAAGCTGAATAAAGGTAATGTCCACAATTTAGCTACAACAATTACAGATTATCATGTTTGTTGCCGATTTTCTGTTTATGAATATGACAGAAATACCAACCATATCCATGTGATTCCATTCGTTGACCACTGGATTTGAGCTGGCCTCTGTTTCTTTTCGCTCGTCCTCTTCatcctgtctctgtttgtcctcGTCTGatttcagagcagcagcttgagCCTCTGTCGAACTTTCCTCTGGTTCTTCTTTCTTCTTGGTCTCATCTTCATGGACGTCAGCAGGACGCTCCATCTCTCTGATTTCAACAATCgaatcatcttcatcctcctctttaaATTCTTCTTCTGAGACCTCCATGAAGCtctctgagaaaacacagagcacagcacttttaaaaaaaatctacttttcTAAGAAATGATGAACGAGTCTGATCTTACTGATTCTCACCTTCTGACTCGCTCCCCTCGCCGCCCTCTGACttcacatcatcttcatcactctCCTCCAGAGTCTCAGCGGACACGTTTCTTCTCTGCTCTGACAGAACAGGCTGAGTCTCTGCACTCAGAGGTTTTCCACACCGCTGAGCAGAAAGATTGATGGATGATGTGTTTTGactggaagcagcagcagcgtgcgTTTGAACCaaatcatctttcttttctatctGCCCTCCACTTCCTGTCGTTACATCCTCTTTCAGCTCTCCGgccttcatctcctcttctgACCTCATCTCTTTCCTGTGAGGTTGTGGCAGCACTGCAGTGTGAAGTGCTTTGTTACTCTGACCAATCACGTCCTTCATCTCGTCTTCAGAACTACTAACTAACAAGCTATCTTTCACATGTGGACTTCTGCCTGTCGGGTTCTCCCTAGAGTCAGTACTAGTTAATAAACACTTTACATCAAGGggttctgtctcttcctctgagctgctgatCACCAGTTGTGGCACAGGACGATGAATAGTCTTCTGCAGGTTGACGGATACGTTTCTCTGTTCAGCTCCACTGTCTTCCTCCTCAACCAGGACGTTTTGGATTGCCAGCAGAGTACGTGGAGACAGGCTGCCATCCTTCTTACCCCGTCCCACCGTCTCCTCATCTGAGCTGTCGTTCATTGCGGCCTGGATCGCCTCGAGTGTGCGAGGGGAGGGTGGCGATGTGTCCCCCTGAGGGGGTTCTGATGCTGAGCGTTTGAAGTCTTCTTTGGAGGGACTCGActtgtcttcctctccctcacaaACAGGACGCCACAGGGGCTCGGGTCTGTCGGCTGGTCGTCTTCTGCAGCCCGTCAGGGAGCTGCCAGACCAGGGTGCAGTGGCAGGTTGGCTCTCTGTGGCAGTTTTGCTCTCTGTGGCAGTTTTACTCTTTTTGGAGCCTGATTAGGAGAAGTGTAGTTGTGTGTTAAATACATTAACACTCTCTTTAACCAAAGAAACTCTCactttgcataatcctgctaacagtcagacaaacagcaatgaaaattaaaaacctTGACGGTAATAATTTGTGAGTTTTGTTGTTCATGAAAATAACTGTAAAGATACAGTTGTGAACAGTGACTAtatagatgtgtttttttgattAACTCAACAAATGAGAGAACTGATGATGGACAATTTCCcttgaaacactgaaaaaaaaccctgttaTGGTCCTTTACGAGACTGCACACATCATCACCTTTAATGAGGATATAGTGGGAATTGTCTTCTGAAACCAGTCGACGTGCCTCCACGCTGTGACTCTGCCCGTCCTGTTGGCAGAGCTGTGGAGCGCTGCCGGCGCTCCGCTCGTTCATCTCTTTCTCCACTCCCTCCAGACGCTGGTTCAGcttgttcctctgcagcaggCCGGACAACTGGTACTGAGAAAAGTCACCTGAGCcctgagagggagggaagagatgTCCGTGTTGAGAGGAGTAGACGGGTGAGCGGGTGAGtttgagcagagagagaaggttACCTCTGGAGGTTGCTGGTACAGGGTGCGGCGTCGTTTGGAAAACTCCTTCATGTCTTTGAGGATCTCGTGTTTCATCTCAGGAGGCAGGATGGCAAACTCCTCTGAGTTGATGTCCACTGAGTTGGGGTCTCCAGGCAGATCGCCCTAAAAAAAAGTGAGCAGCTTCAAACTTAGTGAACACAACGTAAACATGTGAACGTAAATACAATTAACACAAAATACCAGATACTAGAAAGTCTCTCTATCACCATCAACATTATATTGTTTCCTCCAGCTCAAACACAAAGGATTTAAACTATAACTATTCGGTGATACTGCTACACAATATGATGTACTTGTGTGTAATGTGATAAATTTACCTGATACATGTGATAACTGTCACTCCCCTCCAACTCTttatcttcctcctcatctgaactgcaggggaaggagagaaaacaaatgataagGATTACAGAACCAGTATAAGGGAAATAACTAATAATGAATAAGGCAATGCGTTTTGATAAGAGCATCTTTTGCCACAGTTAATGACGACTTGTCAGTGATTAATGAAGTATCTTCATCAGTCAGTTCGGTTTGTGAAAAGAGGACCTGAAatggaaatatataaaaaaatttaaaaaagttatacAGTTCGTTTGTCTCTTTCCTATTTGATAATTGGATGTCTGTTTAACTCTGCAGGTTTTATTTCTTGCCACTTTATCCACAATAGCATGTGAATCGTAACCTTTGCCTGGCCTCTGATCCGCTTTCGtccttctcctctgcaggtGGGAGGGCTGGAAGAACATACATGTCGTCCACCTCAGGTCTCTTCACAGTGGAGAGGCTGGGGAGAGGATCCTGACTGTGGCAGGGGGGGGGAACACAGAAGATGGTTCAGACAAAACCACTGAGATTACAAGGATTACGATGTTTCTGGAGAATTACGTCGTGTTTTCTTTGCCATCCCTCCGCCTGTGCACGTCACTGTCCCTCACCTGCGGTCTCCAAGTGCAGCTTTGATAGCTTGTCTCTTGAGGAACGTCTTGAGCAGTTTCTCATTGGTCTGTTTGGACTCTCGGCTCaactcctccttcctctgcctcctcagagCCTGCAGGAGaaccacagtcaaacacaaatcTATCTAGAGAACAGGTGGGAATAACAGGAAAAGCCtaaactgctgtttgtgttcacatgGAAATCACTGGACTTACCAGAGTCTGCCTCTTCAGCAGCGGTGCGTCCCCGTCAAACACAAAGACTGGCCGGATGCGAAAGAAGAGCAGCTTGCAGACGCGGTGGAAGAGAGTGAGGAGGTGGGCGTTCTGGACGCTGTTGCCGTCCCGGTCCCTCACCCCCTTCACGGCCTGGTTCAGCCATATGCTGATGTCTAGAGGTGTCTGATTAAGGTCAATGCTAAGTCTTGACAGAAGAAAGTCAGATACAACAATATATCTGATGGAGAGACAACAGGCGGTGGTAGAGTTACTtttaattataatgtttttgtgACAGCTGACTTAAGGATTATTAATAAATTACTCTTTATGTCATTGAATAAAGAGTGATTTAGGTCTATTTTGTTCATTAGGTTTAATTTAGTATGGACTGTCTTATTTTGGGGTGTCTCTAGAGAAGTGGAGGAAGGTACATAAGAGGACTCTGACTTTCTTTGAGACAGGTAGACACTGGTTTGGTGAGTTGAGCCAAGGTTTAGATATATTTGTCCAATAGAGTAGTTCCATATCAAGACGGTATGTGGCCCCTGTGAAGTGGGGAGAGTATCATACTCCTTTTTGCAAGGACAGCTCAGATTTGGTGACGctaatacattttaatcaaatgaCACAATACCAATGTCTTTTAAACACCCGTCTGAGCTGCCAATATTAGTGGAAATCAAGAATTTTTAAATGg contains these protein-coding regions:
- the ercc5 gene encoding DNA excision repair protein ERCC-5 homolog; translated protein: MGVHGLWRLLESSGKPINPETLDGKILAVDISIWLNQAVKGVRDRDGNSVQNAHLLTLFHRVCKLLFFRIRPVFVFDGDAPLLKRQTLALRRQRKEELSRESKQTNEKLLKTFLKRQAIKAALGDRSQDPLPSLSTVKRPEVDDMYVLPALPPAEEKDESGSEARQSSDEEEDKELEGSDSYHMYQGDLPGDPNSVDINSEEFAILPPEMKHEILKDMKEFSKRRRTLYQQPPEGSGDFSQYQLSGLLQRNKLNQRLEGVEKEMNERSAGSAPQLCQQDGQSHSVEARRLVSEDNSHYILIKGSKKSKTATESKTATESQPATAPWSGSSLTGCRRRPADRPEPLWRPVCEGEEDKSSPSKEDFKRSASEPPQGDTSPPSPRTLEAIQAAMNDSSDEETVGRGKKDGSLSPRTLLAIQNVLVEEEDSGAEQRNVSVNLQKTIHRPVPQLVISSSEEETEPLDVKCLLTSTDSRENPTGRSPHVKDSLLVSSSEDEMKDVIGQSNKALHTAVLPQPHRKEMRSEEEMKAGELKEDVTTGSGGQIEKKDDLVQTHAAAASSQNTSSINLSAQRCGKPLSAETQPVLSEQRRNVSAETLEESDEDDVKSEGGEGSESEESFMEVSEEEFKEEDEDDSIVEIREMERPADVHEDETKKKEEPEESSTEAQAAALKSDEDKQRQDEEDERKETEASSNPVVNEWNHMDMEELEALESSLQVEQSSLREQKQQQERMANTVTGQMYLESQELLRLFGVPFLVAPMEAEAQCAELDRAEQTHGTITDDSDVWLFGGRHVYKNFFSQNKYVEHYQCSDLQNQLGLDRTKLINLAYLLGSDYTEGVPGVGYVTGMEILNEFPGPGLDPLTQFSQWWSEAQEKKRLVANPRDTKVKKKLRDLKLRPGFPNPAVAQAYLQPAVDHSDGSFSWGRPQIDVIKEFCLNRFGWSSRKTEETLQPMIKQLNTQQTQLRIDSFFRMEQQEKQAIRSQRLRRAVTCLKRKEKGEGAEESEEEMPSPIKSKRGKEASKNSKKGGGEKETERAVAGGGFLGSEVTDESPHTSLKDVSSVNHESKDVSSVNHESKDVSSINHESISVKSVPQSTKTPPRKVRSSSSSSGEDSDGVGEVTMVTARSVFEGSARGRNAKNTRGRGKGRGKKMRGKN